The Streptomyces achromogenes genome window below encodes:
- a CDS encoding alpha-1,4-glucan--maltose-1-phosphate maltosyltransferase — MPARHHPSTPPKKTPKDTRDAKAPVDSKGPTDSGDSKDRTDSREPKNAKNAKGSKGSKGSKGPRSAKPPKNAGPAEPAMPAGRTHAIGQGEAAEGTAAVAATAVGRIPVLDVRPLVQQGRRPAKAVVGETFEVSATVFREGHDAVAANVVLRDPDGEPGPWTPMRELAPGTDRWGADVTPDATGRWTYTVEAWGDPVSTWRHHAGVKVPAGMDTESVLEEGARLYERAADGVPNGPERKAVLIAVEALRDESRPPVSRLAAALTPEVDAVLARFPLRELVTASEPLPLLVERERALYGSWYEFFPRSEGTPQQPHGTFRTAARRLPAIAAMGFDVVYLPPIHPIGTTFRKGRNNTLDPRPDDVGVPWAIGSPEGGHDAVHPALGTLEDFTWFVGQARELGLEIALDFALQCSPDHPWVHKHPEWFHHRPDGTIAYAENPPKKYQDIYPVAFDADLKGLVAETVRVLRHWMGHGVRIFRVDNPHTKPVVFWERVIADLNRTDPDVIFLAEAFTRPAMMHTLAQIGFQQSYTYFTWRTTKDELTDYLTELSGQAASYMRPNFFANTPDILPAHLQHGGRPAFEARAVLAATLSPTWGLYSGYELCENTPLREGGEEYLDSEKYQLTPRDWDAAEREGRTIAPLITRLNDIRRANPALHRLRNLHFHHTDKEAVIAYSKTSSDSSGSNTVLVVVNLDPHHTQEATVSLDMPQLGLDWHESVPVRDELTGETYHWGRATYVRLEPGIRPAHVCTVLRPSYPQSGGSPTS, encoded by the coding sequence ATGCCGGCCAGGCACCACCCCTCGACACCCCCCAAGAAGACCCCCAAGGACACCAGGGATGCCAAGGCCCCTGTGGACTCCAAGGGCCCTACGGACTCCGGGGACTCCAAGGACCGTACGGACTCCAGGGAACCGAAGAACGCGAAGAACGCGAAGGGCTCCAAGGGCTCCAAGGGCTCCAAGGGCCCGAGGAGCGCCAAGCCGCCGAAGAACGCCGGGCCCGCCGAACCCGCGATGCCCGCCGGGCGCACCCACGCCATCGGGCAGGGTGAGGCCGCCGAGGGCACCGCGGCCGTCGCGGCCACCGCCGTCGGGCGCATCCCCGTCCTCGACGTCCGTCCGCTGGTCCAGCAGGGACGCCGGCCCGCCAAGGCGGTCGTCGGCGAGACGTTCGAGGTCTCGGCGACCGTGTTCCGCGAAGGGCACGACGCCGTCGCGGCCAATGTCGTGCTGCGCGACCCGGACGGCGAGCCGGGGCCGTGGACGCCGATGCGCGAACTCGCCCCGGGCACCGACCGCTGGGGCGCGGACGTCACGCCGGACGCGACCGGCCGCTGGACGTACACCGTGGAGGCGTGGGGGGACCCCGTCTCCACCTGGCGGCACCACGCCGGCGTGAAGGTGCCCGCCGGGATGGACACGGAGTCGGTCCTCGAGGAGGGCGCCCGTCTGTACGAGCGGGCGGCGGACGGGGTGCCGAACGGCCCGGAGCGCAAGGCGGTGCTGATCGCCGTCGAGGCCCTGCGCGACGAGAGCCGTCCCCCCGTGTCCCGGCTGGCGGCGGCGTTGACGCCGGAGGTGGACGCCGTGCTGGCGCGGTTCCCGCTGCGGGAGCTGGTGACCGCGTCGGAGCCGCTGCCGCTGCTGGTGGAACGCGAACGCGCCCTGTACGGCTCCTGGTACGAGTTCTTCCCCCGTTCCGAGGGCACCCCCCAGCAGCCGCACGGCACGTTCCGCACCGCCGCCCGCCGACTCCCCGCGATCGCCGCGATGGGCTTCGACGTCGTCTACCTCCCCCCGATCCACCCCATCGGCACCACCTTCCGCAAAGGCCGCAACAACACCCTCGACCCACGGCCCGACGACGTCGGCGTGCCCTGGGCGATCGGCTCCCCCGAAGGCGGCCACGACGCCGTCCACCCCGCACTGGGCACCCTGGAGGACTTCACCTGGTTCGTCGGCCAGGCCCGCGAACTCGGCCTGGAGATCGCCCTCGACTTCGCCCTGCAGTGCTCCCCCGACCACCCCTGGGTCCACAAACACCCCGAGTGGTTCCACCACCGCCCCGACGGCACCATCGCCTACGCCGAGAACCCGCCCAAGAAGTACCAGGACATCTACCCCGTCGCCTTCGACGCCGACCTGAAGGGCCTGGTCGCCGAGACCGTGCGGGTGCTGCGGCACTGGATGGGCCACGGCGTGCGGATCTTCCGCGTCGACAACCCCCACACCAAACCCGTGGTGTTCTGGGAACGCGTCATCGCCGACCTCAACCGCACCGACCCCGACGTGATCTTCCTGGCCGAGGCGTTCACCCGGCCCGCGATGATGCACACCCTCGCCCAGATCGGCTTCCAGCAGTCCTACACCTACTTCACCTGGCGTACCACCAAGGACGAGCTGACCGACTACCTCACCGAGCTGTCGGGGCAGGCCGCCTCGTACATGCGGCCCAACTTCTTCGCCAACACCCCCGACATCCTGCCCGCCCACCTCCAGCACGGCGGCCGGCCCGCCTTCGAGGCCCGCGCCGTCCTGGCCGCCACCCTCTCCCCCACCTGGGGCCTCTACAGCGGCTACGAACTCTGCGAGAACACCCCCCTGCGCGAGGGCGGCGAGGAATACCTCGACTCCGAGAAATACCAGCTCACCCCCCGCGACTGGGACGCCGCCGAACGCGAGGGCCGCACCATCGCCCCCCTCATCACCCGCCTCAACGACATCCGACGCGCCAACCCCGCCCTGCACCGACTGCGCAACCTGCACTTCCACCACACCGACAAGGAAGCGGTGATCGCCTACTCGAAGACCAGCTCGGACAGCAGCGGATCGAACACGGTTCTGGTGGTCGTCAACCTCGACCCCCACCACACCCAGGAGGCGACGGTCTCGTTGGACATGCCGCAACTCGGCCTGGACTGGCACGAGTCGGTGCCGGTGCGCGACGAGCTCACCGGCGAGACCTACCACTGGGGCAGGGCCACCTACGTGCGCCTCGAACCGGGCATCCGGCCCGCGCACGTATGCACCGTCCTGCGACCGTCCTACCCGCAGAGCGGAGGGTCACCCACATCATGA
- a CDS encoding maltokinase N-terminal cap-like domain-containing protein, whose product MAETVTLSGKTSPGLLASLDPLLREWLPRQRWFAGKGRPVTGFSLVAATELLPAGARLGLYHLLVRARQGAAPGDCYQLLIGVRAALPPRLAPALIGHVTQGPLAGRTVFDALYDTRPAELLLEALRTGTRIGALRCERDPEQEIRSGLVPRRLTGEQSNSSVIYGDTFILKLLRRVVPGVNPDLELPLALAREGCPRVPAPTAWMHADLGGDGHEDESYVLAVLQPYVQGAADGWELALRELAKGEDFTAEARALGRATAEVHGALARALPTATLGQAQTGPAVHGMIERLDAAAQAVPALRPYAPALRTAFTALADLAAEGRTWTAQRVHGDLHLGQCLRAASGEWSLIDFEGEPARPLGERRMPQPAVRDVAGMLRSFDYAAHSADPPAPGWAHACRAAYCSGYAEAAGVDPRTDPVLLRAYETDKAIYEVVYEARHRPDWLPVPLSAIRRLAAPPDLP is encoded by the coding sequence ATGGCGGAAACTGTCACACTCTCCGGCAAGACGAGCCCCGGCCTCCTCGCGTCCCTGGACCCCCTGCTGCGCGAGTGGCTGCCCCGGCAGCGCTGGTTCGCCGGCAAGGGGCGCCCGGTCACCGGGTTCTCGCTGGTGGCGGCCACCGAACTGCTGCCGGCCGGAGCGCGGCTGGGCCTGTACCACCTGCTGGTGCGCGCCCGGCAGGGCGCGGCCCCGGGCGACTGCTACCAGCTGCTGATCGGCGTCCGCGCGGCCCTGCCGCCCCGGCTCGCGCCCGCGCTGATCGGGCATGTGACCCAGGGGCCGCTGGCCGGGCGGACCGTCTTCGACGCGCTGTACGACACCCGGCCGGCCGAGCTGCTGCTGGAGGCGCTGCGCACCGGGACGCGGATCGGCGCGCTGCGCTGCGAGCGCGACCCGGAGCAGGAGATCCGGTCGGGACTGGTCCCGCGCCGGCTGACGGGCGAGCAGTCGAACTCGTCCGTGATCTATGGAGATACGTTCATCCTGAAGCTGTTGCGCCGGGTGGTGCCCGGCGTCAACCCGGACCTGGAGCTGCCGCTGGCGCTGGCCCGCGAGGGCTGCCCCCGGGTGCCCGCGCCGACCGCGTGGATGCACGCGGACCTCGGCGGCGACGGGCACGAGGACGAGTCGTACGTCCTGGCCGTGCTCCAGCCGTATGTGCAGGGCGCGGCGGACGGCTGGGAGCTGGCGCTGCGGGAACTGGCCAAGGGCGAGGACTTCACCGCCGAGGCGCGGGCCCTGGGCCGGGCCACGGCCGAGGTGCACGGGGCGCTGGCCCGGGCACTGCCCACGGCGACGCTGGGGCAGGCGCAGACGGGGCCGGCGGTGCACGGCATGATCGAGCGGCTCGACGCGGCCGCGCAGGCGGTGCCCGCACTGCGTCCGTACGCGCCCGCGCTGCGCACCGCCTTCACCGCGCTGGCCGATCTCGCGGCCGAGGGCCGCACCTGGACCGCCCAGCGCGTCCACGGCGACCTGCACCTCGGGCAGTGTCTGCGGGCCGCCTCGGGCGAGTGGTCGCTGATCGACTTCGAGGGCGAGCCGGCCAGACCGCTGGGCGAGCGCCGGATGCCGCAGCCGGCCGTGCGGGACGTGGCGGGCATGCTGCGCTCCTTCGACTACGCGGCCCACTCCGCCGACCCGCCTGCCCCGGGCTGGGCGCACGCCTGCCGGGCGGCCTACTGCTCCGGCTACGCCGAGGCGGCGGGCGTCGACCCGCGGACCGACCCCGTGCTGCTGCGGGCCTACGAGACGGACAAGGCGATCTACGAGGTCGTCTACGAGGCCCGGCACCGGCCGGACTGGCTTCCCGTACCCCTGTCCGCGATACGACGCCTCGCCGCACCCCCCGACCTGCCTTGA
- the treS gene encoding maltose alpha-D-glucosyltransferase → MIVNEPVPDTFEDTPAKDRDPEWFKRAVFYEVLVRSFQDSNGDGIGDLKGITAKLDYLQWLGVDCLWLPPFFKSPLRDGGYDVSDYTAVLPEFGDLADFVEFVDAAHQRGMRVIIDFVMNHTSDQHPWFQESRNNPDGPYGDYYMWADDDKQYPDARIIFVDTEVSNWTFDPVRKQYFFHRFFSHQPDLNYENPAVQEEMISALRFWLDLGIDGFRLDAVPYLYAEEGTNCENLPATHEFLKRVRKEVDAHYPDTVILAEANQWPEDVVDYFGDYTSGGDECHMAFHFPVMPRIFMAVRRESRYPVSEILAKTPAIPASCQWGIFLRNHDELTLEMVTDEERDYMYAEYAKDPRMRANIGIRRRLAPLLDNDRNQIELFTALLLSLPGSPILYYGDEIGMGDNIWLGDRDAVRTPMQWTPDRNAGFSSCDPGRLSLPTIMDPVYGYQVTNVEASMSSPSSLLHWTRRMIEIRKQNPAFGLGTYTELPSSNPAVLAFLREHEDDLVLCVHNFSRFAQPTELDLSRFHGRYPVELFGTVRFPPVGELPYLLTLAGHGFYWFRLRRDVV, encoded by the coding sequence ATGATCGTCAACGAGCCCGTTCCGGACACCTTCGAGGACACGCCCGCGAAGGACCGCGATCCCGAGTGGTTCAAACGCGCCGTGTTCTACGAGGTCCTCGTCCGCTCCTTCCAGGACAGCAACGGCGACGGCATCGGCGACCTCAAAGGCATCACCGCCAAACTCGACTACCTGCAATGGCTCGGAGTCGACTGTCTCTGGCTCCCCCCCTTCTTCAAATCACCGCTGCGCGACGGCGGCTACGACGTCTCCGACTACACCGCCGTCCTCCCGGAATTCGGCGACCTCGCCGACTTCGTCGAATTCGTCGACGCCGCCCACCAACGCGGCATGCGCGTCATCATCGACTTCGTCATGAACCACACCAGCGACCAGCACCCGTGGTTCCAGGAGTCCAGGAACAACCCCGACGGACCCTACGGCGACTACTACATGTGGGCCGACGACGACAAGCAATACCCCGACGCCCGCATCATCTTCGTCGACACCGAAGTCTCCAACTGGACCTTCGACCCCGTCCGCAAGCAGTACTTCTTCCACCGCTTCTTCTCCCACCAGCCCGACCTCAACTACGAGAACCCCGCCGTCCAGGAGGAGATGATCTCCGCGCTGCGGTTCTGGCTGGACCTGGGCATCGACGGGTTCCGCCTCGACGCCGTGCCGTACCTGTACGCCGAGGAGGGCACGAACTGCGAGAACCTCCCGGCCACGCACGAGTTCCTGAAGCGGGTCCGCAAAGAGGTCGACGCGCACTATCCGGACACGGTGATCCTGGCCGAGGCCAACCAGTGGCCCGAGGACGTCGTCGACTACTTCGGCGACTACACCTCCGGCGGCGACGAATGCCACATGGCATTCCACTTCCCCGTCATGCCCCGCATCTTCATGGCCGTCCGCCGCGAATCCCGCTACCCCGTCTCCGAGATCCTCGCCAAGACCCCCGCCATCCCCGCCAGCTGCCAATGGGGCATCTTCCTGCGCAACCACGACGAGCTCACCCTCGAAATGGTCACCGACGAAGAACGCGACTACATGTACGCCGAATACGCCAAAGACCCGCGTATGCGCGCCAACATCGGCATCCGCCGCCGCCTCGCACCCCTCCTCGACAACGACCGCAACCAGATCGAGCTCTTCACCGCACTCCTGCTCTCCCTGCCCGGCTCCCCGATCCTCTACTACGGCGACGAGATCGGCATGGGCGACAACATCTGGCTCGGCGACCGCGACGCCGTCCGCACCCCCATGCAATGGACGCCCGACCGCAACGCCGGATTCTCCTCCTGCGACCCCGGCCGGCTCTCCCTGCCCACCATCATGGACCCCGTCTACGGCTACCAGGTCACCAACGTCGAGGCGTCCATGTCGTCGCCCTCCTCGCTCCTGCACTGGACCCGCCGCATGATCGAGATCCGCAAACAGAACCCCGCCTTCGGCCTCGGCACCTACACCGAACTCCCCTCCTCCAACCCCGCCGTCCTCGCCTTCCTGCGCGAACACGAGGACGACCTCGTCCTGTGCGTCCACAACTTCTCCCGCTTCGCCCAGCCCACCGAACTCGACCTCAGCCGCTTCCACGGCCGCTACCCCGTCGAACTCTTCGGCACCGTCCGCTTCCCGCCCGTCGGCGAACTCCCCTACCTGCTCACCCTCGCCGGCCACGGCTTCTACTGGTTCCGGCTCCGCAGGGACGTGGTCTAG